From the genome of Natrinema marinum:
CTATTTGCGTCGTCGATACCACCGTGATTGCCGTCGTGACTATCGTTGTCGTGTCTCCGCGATTCATGGTTCAGAGCAAGTACCGCTGTGCGAGCGGAATTTCGTCGGCCGGGTCGCAGGTGACGTGTTCGCCGTCGACCTGGACCTCGAACGTCTGCGCGTCGATCTCGATATCGTCCGGGCAGTGGTCGTTGTGGAGCATATCGGACTTGCGGACCGACCGCGTTCCCTCGACCGGTCGAACCGGCGTTTTGAGATCGTAGGCGTCGCCGACCCCGTTCTCGGCGGCGGCCTCGCTGACGAACGTCACCGAGAGACCGTGTTTCGCCCGACCCTGTGCGCCGGCGCGTTCGCGACCGATAACCGGCTCGCAGGTCATCAGCGAGCCGTTGGCCTCGCCCATCTGTGACCAGACCGGGAAGCCGCCCTTGACCACTGCCTTGGGCTTGATCCCGAAGAAGCCGGGCTCCCAGAGCGCGATGTCCGCGAGCTTGCCGGGCTCGAGCGATCCCACGTAGTCGTCGATCCCCGCGGTGATCGCGGGATTGATCGTGTACTTGGCGACGTAGCGGGCGATGCGAGCATTGTCGGCGTCGGTCCCCTCGTCGGCCTCGAGCGGGCCGCGCTGGTCCTTCATCTTGTGGGCAGTCTGCCACGTCCGACAGACGAGTTCGGCCATTCGCCCCATCGCCTGCGAATCCGTCGTCATCATCGAAATCGCGCCGGTGTCGTGGAGGACGTCCTCCGCGCCGATGGTCTCGGCGCGAATGCGTGACTCGGCGAAGGCCACGTCTTCGGGCACGTCCGGATTGAGGTGGTGACAGACCATCACCATGTCCAGGTGCTCGTCGAACGTGTTGTCGGTGTAGGGCATCGACGGATTCGTCGACGACGGCAGCATGTGCTCGTGGCCGATCAACTCGAGCACGTCCGGCGCGTGGCCCCCGCCAGCGCCCTCGATGTGGAAGGTGTGGATCGTGCGGCCGTCGATCGCGTCGAAGGTGTGCTCGACGAAGCCCGACTCGTTCAAGGTGTCCGTGTGGATGCAGACCTGCACGTCCTCGTCGTCGGCCACCTCGAGACAGGTGTCGATCGCGGCGGGGGTCGAACCCCAGTCCTCGTGGAGTTTGAGGCCGCAGACGCCTGCCTCGACCTGTTCGCGCAACGCGTCCGGCTTGCTGCTGTTGCCCTTGCCGTAGAAGCCGACGTTGACCGGCCAGTCCTCGGCAGCCTGCAGGAACCGCTTGACGTTCTGCGGACCGGGCGTACAGGTCGTCGCGCCGCCGCCGAAACCGCCGCCGAGCATCGTGGTCACGCCAGAGGCGACCGCGTGCTCGACGAGCTGCGGACTGTTGAAGTGAACGTGAATGTCGAGCGCGCCGGGCGTCGCGATCAGCCCGTCCGCCGGAATGGTGTCCGTGCTCGGGCCGATGACCATATCGACGCCGTCCATCGTGTCGGGATTGCCAGCTTTGCCGACGCCGACGATCTCACCGTTTCGGACGCCGATATCGCCCTTCCGGACGCCCAGCACGGGATCGATAATCACGACGTTCGTAAACGCCCAGTCGAGCGCGCCCTCGGCCTGGGTCGTCCCCGACTGCATCCCCATCCCGTCGCGCATCGTCTTGCCACCGCCGAAGACCGCCTCCTCGCCGGGGACGGCGTGATCAGTCTCGATCTTCGCCAGCAGGTTCGTATCGCCCAAGCGGAGCCGGTCGCCTTCGGTCGGTCCGAACAAGTCCGTGTACTCCTCCCGGGACAGCTTGCGGCTCATTCACCGCCCTCCGCGACGTATCCCCGTTCTCGAGCGCGCTCGAGCGCCCGTGCTTTCACGTCCTCGTCGTCGAGTTTGCCGTCGACCAGCCCGGCCATTCCGTGAACGATCCGGTCGCCGCCGATCGCGACGAGGGCCACGTCGCGCTCGCGGCCCGGTTCGAATCGGATGGCCGTCCCCGCGGGGATATCCAATCGCATCCCGTAGGCGGTTTCGCGGTCGAACGCGAGGCCTGGGTTGACCTCGAAGAAGTGGAAGTGCGAGCCGACCTGAACGGGGCGGTCGCCGGTGTTCTCGACCGTGACCGTCGCCGTCGGTCGCCCCGTATTGATCGTCACTGGATCGTCGGCCGGGAGCAGTTCCCCCGGAACGAAGCCGCTCATCTCCCGACCACTCCGGTAGCATCGCCAGAACGATTCGGTAAGCGTATTTCCATCACACAGACGAATAGGGACACAGATGAGGTAAATCCACCCGCGTACAACAATATTTGCGAAGCGATAGCCAATTATAGTGTTTATTTGTCGATAACGGGCGAGAGAGAGTATCCGTTCTAGAATGCTGTTTGAGGATCGTTCAGATACCCATCTCTTGGGTGAAAGAAGCCGAACGTGTAAAGATCCGCTGGGTAATTCGTACTTTTCGACGTTGGAGACGAGCCGGGCGGCGAACTCGGCCCCGATCGACTCCCCTCTCGCGACGCCGTGACGGAGCAGCTGGCAGTCTAGCGCCGACGCATCGGTGGGCTCGTCTCTCGGTTTTTCGAGGTGTCGCAGAGAACGGAGTCGGCGCAGTCGAGTTGCATTATGCTGTTGTCACAGCCGAAGTGAGAGTTCGGTACGAGTAACGAGATATCCGTGTGTCGGAAGCCGAGGGCCAACCAGCTGTCGGCTAGTCGTTCGAAACAGTCCAGCTGTGCTGGATCCAGTTACGCAGACGGTCGGAGAACGACCCCAGTACGATCCCCGCACCGAACGAGAGGACACTCGGGATGAGTGCCCAGAGGAGATCGGGATGCTGTGCGCCGGTGTGCAACGGAGTATCGATCATACACACCCCTATGCCGATAGTGGTAGTCAACCTCTGGATTGGGGCCAATCTTACACCCGGGCCCGATGAAAACTGCACAGACGTAAATAAACTGGTGGCGAAGAAAACTCGTCAGCGGCTCCCCTGAAGTGGCCATTTCTATAGTAATGCTGGGCGGCTACCCGAAGAGTTCTCTCCGCGGTTCCGTCACGAGGGAGCCCCCCGACGTGAGGGACGGGCTTTGCGTGCCTGAGGCGACTGTCGACCGGATTTTCAGCGGTCGCGAGACGAAAGCCCACCCGTTCACGGGGTGGATGAACCGATGTCCCACTTCGTCGTATGGCCAGTTCGGACTCTGGTGGAGAGCCGTAGCCACATTCTTGAGTACGGGCGGTGAGGCCCGCATAGAAAGTGTATCTGAAAACAATGCAACGACGCAATATTCTTCGGGCCGTGCTTCTGGTCGTTTTGGTCGTTTCTGCCGGTAACCTCACGGTCGCGTGGCTCGGCGCACCGACGGATGCGATCACCGCCGCGGAAAAGCAGACTGACGACCCCCTCGCAGATCGGACTCCCGTCGTCGAGAACCGTGATGGGGCGACCGTTATCACGACCGACCCGCCGGGCGGGAGCGACGGCCTCGGGGCTATCGTCGCCTTCGATGCGACTGGGCGGCCGCTCTACCACAACGACACGTACGGGAATTACTTCGACGTGGATCCCGATCCACCGGGCTCGAGGACCGTTCTCTACGTCGCGGGAAGCCGATACAACCCGTGCCCCGACGACCTCCGAGCGCGGACGGACGCCGCCGTTGACGACCGCTGTGCGGAGGTCGTGATCGAGCGCGTCAACCTCACGACGGGCGCACACGAACGGCTTCATACCGCCGTCACGGAGTGGGATATCTGGCACGATGTCGACAGAATCGACGACCACCGACTGCTCGTGGCCGATATCGCTCGGGATCGCGTGTTCACGCTGAATACCACCACCGGCGAGGTGACGTGGGAATGGCGCGCTCGGGAAGATCTCGACCCCGACAGCGGTGGGAACCCCGGCGATTGGACGCACGTCAACGACGTCGAACTTCTCGAGGACGGCCGCGTGCTGGTGAGCCTCCGAAACCAGGACCGGGTCGTCTTTCTCGAGCCGGGTGAGGGGCTCCAGCGCGACTGGACGCTCGGTGCCGAGGACGCGTACGGGATCCTCTACGAGCAGCACAACCCGGACTATATCCCGCCCGCTCGCGGCGGTCCGGCGGTCGTCGTTTCCGACTCGGAGAACAACCGCGTCGTTGAGTATCAGCGCGAAAACGACACGTGGGTTCGAACCTGGGAGTGGCGAGACGCGCGACTCCGGTGGCCACGAGACGCTGACCGACTTCCCGGTGGCCATACGCTTGTCACTGACTCCCAAGGGAATCGCGTGCTCGAACTCTCCGAGACCGACGAAATCGTGTGGAGCGTGGATATCTCGACCCCCTACGAAGCCGAACGCCTCGGGACCGGAGACGAGAGCGCAACCGGGGCGAGCACGGCTGCACTCGCGAACGGAACCGAGGCGACTGCCGCCGGCACGGATCGAAGCTCGAAGACCGGCCTCTCGTGGCTCGTCGCCTTCGTCACTGGTCCGGTCGTCAACGGCCTACTCCACGTGGCACCGACGTGGGTGACGATCGGGGATCTGGCGGTCGCTGGCGTGTTCGTTGCCACAGCGGGGACGGCCGGTCTCTTGGAAGTGTACTGGTCGGGAATCGGGCGGCGACTGCGGCGCTGGTGACAATCGCCAAGATATGCGATCGATTCGCTCGTCATCTCCCTCGTGAACCGGGCCGGAACGGATCCATCGGCGCACTGTGCTATCTTCACAAGGGAAATCGGAACACGCTGAAGCGATGAAAACGGAAGTCTAACGGGGCCAACAGGCTCATTAGGGCAACGGTATGATCTGCTTCTTCGTCTTTGGCACTGGCAGTGGGGCGCAAGCACGGACGAAGCGACTCGGCGACTCTCGGGTGACGAACCCGTTCCGGCACCGAGCGATGAACCGACTCGAGCGATCACGGTCGACGCGCCACGTAACAGGGGGTGGGGGTGGGCGTGGGTAGTTCACCCCAGGCGACGCCGTTAGAGTTCGACGGCCCCGATCCAGCGCTCGCTCCCGTGGACGGGGCAAAACGAGCGATGGTTGCGGTCGCAGTTGGGGTCCATACACCACCCACATGCACACCACCGCTGAAGGGATCGATCCGGAATCGTGTGCCGACACAGCGTACACTTCGTCTCCATATGTATGGTACTATCTAGCACAGCATAGCTGTTTGCGCTGTCGCCTGAGACTCTCTCGTCGATCGACTGAATGGGCTCCCCGCTCGGGACGGCAAGGGACCGTTGAGCGCCCCAGTTGCGAACGGTTTCGTCTAGAACCGCTGTGACAATCGGCCAGCGCGCACTGCCTCGACGTTCGTGTACCGCGCCCGAGAATTCGTTTCTCGCGTTCGTCAGCGATTGGTACGTGAGACGACTCACTCGAGAGTCCGAAGACAGCGATGACAGAACGACGCTACGGGGTCGTTTTTCGCCGCACAGGCGGAACACTGATCGTCATCGGCGGACACTGAGCCGGCCGCGGACGAGGACGCGAGCAGATCTTTTCGCGGATCGGCATACGCGTCGATGACATCGTTCCACGTAACCACGAGGTCAGTGTCTCCGCTGGGTGTCCTCGAGTGAGTGGCGAGGAACCGTCGTTGCATGGCGACGAGCCCGTGCCAGAAGCCGAGGAAGAGGAGCGCCGGAAGGAAGCAGAGAAGCAGAACTGCTCCGAGGAGGAGGAGGGACATACGCGATGATTCGCTCCAGCGAGCATAATCCGCGTCGTTAAATCGTTCACGAGTAATACCCGTCGAGTCACTGTCGACCGATCACTGCCGTCGCTTCGCCCGGTTGCGACAGCACTCTCTTCTGAACTGATCGGTGGAGAGGTTATTGACGCTCCGCCGCAAAGCTCACTGGCGATGTCGCCCTCGAGTCGTCTCGCTACGGTACTGGTGATCGCGCTCGTCCTCCTCGCAGGATGTACCGCGCTCGAGCACGGCGGCACGACCGAGACCGGAGCCACAGGAGCGGCCAGTGACGGAACGGCGGCCGATCCGGCGCTCCAGTCGGACGGCGAACTCGAGGGAGAGGCGTGGAACGTAACCGTCACGCGCGTGATCGACGGCGACACGCTCGAGGTTCGGTTCCCGAACGGACAGGTCGATACGCTCCGCCTGTTGGGTGTCGATACGCCGGAAACGACGCTGAGCAGGGTCGACCCGACGGAGTTCGAGGGGATTCCGAACACAACTGCGGGGAGAGACCACCTGTACGCGTGGGGGCTGAACGCGACGAACTACACAAACGAAACACTTTACGGCGAGACCGTCCGCATCGCGGTCGACTCGGCGGCCGACCGCCGCGGGACGTTCGGCCGCCTGCTCGTCTACGTCTACCACGACGGTGAGAACTTCAACGAGGGACTGCTCAGCGAGGGGTACGCCCGGCTGTACGAGAGTACGTTCTCGAAACGGGAGGCGTTCGAAACCGCGGAAACGACCGCTCGAGCGAACGCCACCGGACTCTGGAATTTTACGGGAGCGGGGACGGGCGCGTCCGAGCAGTCAGCAACAGCGGAAGAACGGGGCGTCTCGCTCCCACCGTTACCGCCGGACGGTGACTACGACTGTAGCCACTTCGACAGTCGCGCGCAGGCACAGGCCGTCCTCGAGCGGGATCCGAGCGATCCGCATCGCCTCGACACCGACGACGACGGTATCGCCTGCGAATCGCTCTAGAAAACGCTCTGGGGCGTTCCGAGTGCCGCTACTCCTCTTCGAACGTCGCGGTGCGCGAGAGAAACGCCGCCACGATCGCCGTCTGCACCGTGCGAAGGTCGGCGTCTCGAATCGTCGCGGCCGCCTGAAAGCGTTCGCGCGCGTCCGCCACGAGTCGCGGGTCGGCGGCGAGCTGTGCGAGGACGAACGCGTCGGGGTCGACCCGCCGCGCGGCCTCGAAATCGGCCGCGTCGTAACAGTCCGCGAACGTCGCGACCAGCTCCGAGACGAGTTCGGCGGTCGCGTCGGCACCGGGATCGCCCGCCGGGACCGTCGACGCGGACGCATCGAAGTACGCCTCGTAGTCGACGACGCCGGCCTCCGCGTAGAGGACCTCGGCGAGCGAATCGAAGACGTCCGCCGAGACGTAGACCCCGAACAGCTTGTAGCGATCGTCTCGAGTCATCACCTCGAGTTTCCACGCCGGCCGCCTCAAAGGTATGGCTTTTCGGGCGCAACGGTATCGATCGGACCTCTTCGGTGCCGCGACCGACAGCAAACTGACCTATTTCCGTAAAATACACATAGAAGGTCAGATGATTTCAACAATGTGTTGTAGCAGTATCTGCTACTATAGCTATTTTAACCATATTTGCATTATTTATTGCCGGATAAATACTTCTGACTACTGAAAAGTGGCCACTACTGCGGACCCTCTGCAATACATTTTGAGGGTGAAACTACCCAATTCAATATGGGATGGGTAACGAGACACATTTTTGATTCGTCTTAGAGCGGTGTGTCACGACCGCGACTACGCGCAGGTCGCTTTCGAAGCCCCGTCTCGGCTCGAGCCCGAACGAGCGACCGGTCGAACCGACCGGCCTATATCTCGCGAACGTAGGTGTGGCCGGCGGAGAGCGCCTCGGCGTCTTCGCGCAGCAACGCGACGACGAGGCAGTCGACGTACTCCTCGAAGTAGTCGACGAGTTCGGCGATCCGGCTCGAATCGATCGCCTCGAGCGAGTCCAGAAGCATGAACGGAACCGTCTCGTGGACGTCGTGGACCAAGTAGCCGGCGAGCGCGAAGACCAGTCCCGTGACCTCGCGTTCGCTCTCCGAGAGGTGATCGACCGTGTCCTCGTAGGTGGCGCCGTCCTCGGTCGTCCGGACGATGTGGAGGTCGAACGCGGGGCGGGTCACCTTCCGTCGGCCCTCCCGGACCGTCCGCTCACGGCGCTCGATCCAGATCCGGTCGATGTTTCGATACTCGAGGATCGACAGGATCGAGTCCATGTGGTCGTTGAACGCGTCGACGGCGTTTTCCTCGATCCGGTCGACGCGCGTTCGGAGATCGGTCAGCTCCGCCTCGACGCTCTCGCGGCGGTCCTCGAGGTCGCTTCGCTCGTCGAGTTTTGCTTCGATCTCCTCGATCCGGGTGTCGACATCGTCGCGTTCGGCTTCGAGATCCTCGAGTTCGAGTTCGAGACGGTTCAGTTCCCGGTGGGTCTCGATGACCTCGTCGTAGGCGGCGTTCTCGACGGTGCCGGCGTCGTCCTCGAGGTTGTCGACACGGGCCTGCTGGGCTTCGAGCTCTGCTTCCAACTCTTCGATGCGCTGGGAGCGCCGCTTGAGTTCGTCGTGGATCGCCTCGAGTCGCGTTTCGATTCGCTCGCGCTGTTCGCGCTGCTCGCGGAGTTCCTTCTGCCGGGTCGAGAGGTCGTCGATCTGCGCTTGCAGATCGCTTCGTTCCTCGAGTTTCGACTGGCGGAGCGACCGCAGTCGGTCGAGCGTCGTTTCGATCCGCTCGCGGTCGACCTGCGAGCCACACGTCCAGCAGACGACATCGGCCGAGTCGGCGAGCAACTGGTCGGTGATATCGCCGTCGGTGTCGCCGTCACGGTCCTCGTCGATCGAATCGTCGAGGTCGAGGTCGAAGCCGTCGTCGGCGAGGCGCTCCTCGTTGAAGCGGATCACGCTCTGGAGTTCGCTCACCGTCGTATCGAGCGAGCGCTTCCGGGCGCGAAGTTCCTGGACGCGGCCTTCGAGTCGGTCGGGCGACTCGAGGTCGTCGTCGAGCGCGTCGCGTTCCGCCTCGAGGTCGTCGCGCTCGGCCTCGAGTTCGGCGTAGCTCTCCCGCTCGGTCTCGAGGTCGTACTCGATGGACTCGAGATCCGTCCGCGCCTCCTGGAGGTCGGCGAACGCTGACTCGATCTCCTCTTTCCTAGCGCGGCTCGCCTCGACGCCGAGGTCGAACTCCTCGAGGTCGGCCTCGAGGTCGGCGACCCGCTCGCTCGTGGTCTCGATCTCGTCGTCGAGGGCGGTTCGTTGGGCCTCGAGGTCGGGCAGCTCGTTCCCGAGCTGCGAGAGGTGCTCGAGCCGATCGTCGAGGTCGCGCTTCTCGGCCTCGAGCGCGCTGATTTCGGCCTCGATCTCGTCGGTGTCGATCGGCTGCATGATGAGTTCCCGGAGGTCGTCGCCGCGCCTGACGGCCCGGCGGGCCTCGTTGGACTCGAGCAGGAACGCGAAGAGGTCCGCAAGTTCGGGGTCCTCGAGATAAGGGTCGCCTTCGAAGACGATCTCGCCGTTTCGGCGCTCGAGGTACCGCGTGTACCGCTCGTCGTCGAACGCGAGTTCGACGTGACCGGCGTCCGCGTCGCCTTTCAACGACGATTGCCGGCTGCCGAGTGCCGCCATGATCGTCTGCAGAAACGAGGTCCGGTTCGTCGCGTTCCGGCCAGTCAGGACGTTCACACCGGGAGAGAGCGTTACCTCGGTGCTGTCGATGCCGCCGATATTCTCCGCGAGGACGGTGATCGCCGAGGTGACTGACTCTGGAGATGACACGATGGTTACTTCTCGCCGCTGACTATAAAATTATTTGGTTCGACCGTTTTTCTGCCGTCGTCCTCACGCGGTGTCCACGTCGCAGTCACAGCCGCCTCGATCGAGCAGGTCGGCGATGGGATAGTCGGCCCCGCAGTTGCCACAGATCGTCCGGACGTCGACGAACACCTCGTACTCTCGGTCCGTTAGTTCGCCCGCGTTACTCAACTCTGCGAGCGTCGACTCGGTGATGACCTGCGTTCGACCGGCGAGGCGCTGGACCGTCTCTTTCTTTCGGTCGACCCTGTCCTCGGTATCCTCCTCCGGGAGGGAGGCGTCGCGAACGTTCGTGAGGTAGGTGTAAATCGTCTGGTGTGTCACGAAGTCGGACCGAACGTCCTCGATATCGACGCCTGATCGCTCGAGTTCGCGACGTTTTCGGACCGCATCGGAGCGTGATACGTCGTCGTCGTCCGTCAGGGTTCGGTAGAGCGACTCGATATCGGTATCGAGCACGGACGCTCCCGCGTCACGGACCGCAGCTCGGAGTACCGCCTGATTGAACGCGGTCGCGAGGTCGCGAAGGCTCGTTCGTTCCGTCCCGTCGCCGGTCCACTCGGCTTCCAGGCGGTCGCCCCACTCCTCGAGCCCGTACTCGTCGATTACGCGCTCAACCTTGGTTCGTCGCCCGCCGCTCGAGTCGGCTGTCATATCGGATGTCTCTGATGCCGACGGTACAAATGTTCCGGTCGAATTCGGTCAAACCGTACGCTGATGCCGGTCGAATTCGATAGTCGCTGTCATCCACCTGCGCACGCAAGCACTGTACACCCCATATATTTGCCAATTAATTATCCAACTGATGATAAAATAGACTATATCTTCAGATCGCAGATTAGGCGACGAAATAGGTCCAATAGCCAATATCATAATTATCAGAAACCAAGTATTTATCGAAGAGGAAGCAGCATTTGTCTTTTGCTAGCTACTTTCGGTCGGTCCAAAACGATGGTCGAGTTGACGAATCTCGGCTACTGGCCCGACGGGACAGAAAGCGGTGGCTGGCCTCTCGAAAACAAGCCATCACTTACACGACTATGCCTGTAAACTCGCCGGCCCCGATCGTTCGACGGCGGTCGGTTCAGTGACGGATAGCGAGCGAATCGAGTGGGTGAGACCGAACAATTCGGCCGCGTGCGGGTTTGGTGTTCGGTACCAATATCGCGGCCCGCAGAACCATCGGAACCGCTCCGTTCTTCATCCCTGAACCACCCGTCGACTCCGTTTCGGGCGCAGTTCGATCGATCGGACCGCTCGAGCGGTTGATTCGCCGTGTTCGATCGATTCCCGTCGGTTTTCGATCGAAATGCTGTGTCGGTAGTCGACCTTCCCTCCGTCTCCGTTTTGCATTAGGAAACGCCCTCGCACTACGCGTCGCGCCGATTGACGACCGGATTCCGGCCGTGTCGACCCCGAAACCGCAGGAGAGACCGATCTCGACTCCGGCCACACGTCGTGACGGGGCCGAGTCAGCCTCGTCGCATGCCGTTCGGTGATGCCGACTTCGGCCGGTTCCGTCATCGGGGAGAACGTTTAAGACTAGTGCCGTTTAATCGAGGATAATGGCAGCTCAGCCGCTAACTAGCCAATCGTATCGATGTCCGGACTGCGAGGGGACCCTCACGTTCGAGGGACAGTCGTGGCAGTGTGCCGACTGTGGCCATGTTCCGTTCCACGGGGCAGACTAATTCCTTTCGATACCGCGACGTGTGTTGGTGCTTGCCGAGGTATCAATCACGACCGTACACTTTTATCGGTCTAGAGAAGACACACGAACACAACAATGGACGAAGACGCGCTCGAGTATCACAGGACCGATCCGCCGGGGAAAATCGAGATATCGACGACGAAGCCGACGAACACGCAGCGGGACCTCTCGCTGGCGTACTCGCCGGGCGTCGCCGCCCCGTGTCTCGAGATCGACGCGGACGAGACCGCGGCCTACAGGTACACGGCGAAGGGGAACCTCGTCGGCGTGATCTCGAACGGCTCGGCCGTCCTCGGGCTGGGCGATATCGGCGCGCAGGCCTCCAAGCCCGTCATGGAGGGAAAGGGCGTCCTGTTCAAGCGCTTCGCCGACATCGACGTCTTCGATATCGAACTCGACCACGATGACCCGGACGCGTTCGTCGAGTCGGTCGCCGCGATGGAGTCGACCTTCGGCGGGATCAACCTCGAGGATATCGCGGCGCCGCACTGTTTCGAGATCGAGGAACGGCTCCGCGAGCGCCTGTCGATCCCCGTCTTCCACGACGATCAGCACGGTACCGCCATCATCAGCGGCGCGGCGCTGTTGAACGCAGTCGAAATCTCCGGCAAGGACGTAGCGGAACTCGAGGTCACCTTCGCAGGTGCGGGCGCGGCCGCGGTCGCGACCGCGAAGTTCTACGTCTCGCTGGGCGTCCCCCGAGAGAACATCACGATGTGCGATATCGACGGGATTCTGACGACGAGCCGAGCGGAATCCGGGGAGCTGAACGAATACAACCGCGAGTTCGCACAGGACCGTCCCGACGGCGACCTCGCGGACGCGATGGCGGGTGCAGACGTGTTCGTCGGGCTCTCGGCCGGCGGCATCGTCAGTCAGGAGATGGTTCGATCCATGGCGGCGGATCCGATCATCTTTGCGATGGCCAACCCCGACCCCGAGATCGATTACGAGGCGGCCAAAGCCGCCCGCGACGACACGGTCATCATGGCGACGGGACGCTCGGACTTCCCGAACCAGGTCAACAACGTCCTCGGGTTCCCGTTCATCTTCCGCGGCGCGCTCGACGTCCGCGCTACCGAGATCAACGAGGAGATGAAGGTCGCGGCGGCGTCGGCGCTCGCGGACCTCGCCAAGCAGGACGTTCCCGACGCCGTGGTCAAAGCCTACGGCGACGAGCCGCTGCAGTTCGGCCCCGACTACATCATCCCCAAACCGCTTGACGCGCGCGTCCTCTTCGAGGTCGCACCTGCCGTCGCGCGGGCGGCGATCGAGTCGGGCGCGGCCCGGGTCGAACTCGACGTCGACGAGTACGTCGAGCGCCTCGAGGCCCGCCTGGGCAAGTCCCGCGAGATGATGCGCGTCGTGATCAACAAGGCCAAGTCCGATCCGAAGCGCATCGCCCTGGCCGAAGGGACCGACGAGACCATCGTGCGGGCGGCGGCCCAGATGTCGGACCGCGGGATCGCGGAGCCGGTCCTGATCGGCGACGAGGACGACATCCTGACGACGGTCGCGAACCTCGGCCTCGAGTTCGATCCCGACGTCGTCGACCCCGAGCGCGGCGAGTACGGGGCGTACGCCGAACACCTCTACGAGCGCCGGAATCGCAACGGCGTCACCCGCCGCGAGGCTGCATCGATGATCCGCGACGACGCGGACTACTTCGGCAGCGTCATGGTCGATCGCGGCGACGCCGACGCGATGCTGACGGGGCTGACGAACCACTACCCGTCGGCCCTGCGACCCCCGCTGCAGGTGATCGGGACGGCCGACGACGCGGAGTACGCGGCGGGCGTCTACATGCTCACCTTCAAGAACCGCGTCGTCTTCGTCGCCGACGCGACGGTCAACCAGGCCCCCGACGCAGACGTCCTCGAGGAGGTCACCCGTCACACCGCGGACCTGGCCCGCCGGTTCGACGTCGAGCCTCGAGCCGCCTTACTCTCGTACTCGGACTTCGGCAGCGTCGACAACGAGGGGACGCGCAAACCGCGGGAAGCGGCCCGTCGCCTCCGCGAGGATCCCACTGTCGACTTCCCCGTCGACGGCGAGATGCAGGCCGACACCGCCGTCCTCGAGGAGATGCTGACCGGCTCGTACGAGTTTTCGACCCTCGAGAAGCCGGCGAACGTGCTGGTCTTCCCGAACCTCGAGGCCGGTAACATCGGCTACAAGTTGCTGCAACGGCTCGGCGGTGCCGAGGCGATCGGCCCGATGCTGGTCGGCATGGACGAGCCGGTTCACGTCCTCCAGCGCGGCGACGAGGTCAAAGATATCGTCAACCTCGCGGCCGTCGCGACGGTCGACGCGCAGGACGACGGATCCTGATCGGCGGATCGACCGCCGTCGTCCGTCGTCGTTCGCGGCGGAACCGGCCGATCACAGCCGCTCGAGGGTCCACCGCTGACTCGCGGGGCCGTTCGGCGTTCGCCTGAACGACATCGGCGCCGTCGGCCGTTCCCTGCGCGTCGAGGACGAGCCCGCTGTTGACGTTCGCGATCGTGAACGTGCCGTCACCGTTGTCCTCGAGGGTCCAGCGCTGCATCGCGCCGCCCCACCAGCTCCATTGGTGGACACTCTGGCCGTCCGCGGTCGAGCCATCGGGGACGTCGACGGCCGCCCCGCTGTTCTCGTTGATGAGCCGGTA
Proteins encoded in this window:
- the ureC gene encoding urease subunit alpha, with amino-acid sequence MSRKLSREEYTDLFGPTEGDRLRLGDTNLLAKIETDHAVPGEEAVFGGGKTMRDGMGMQSGTTQAEGALDWAFTNVVIIDPVLGVRKGDIGVRNGEIVGVGKAGNPDTMDGVDMVIGPSTDTIPADGLIATPGALDIHVHFNSPQLVEHAVASGVTTMLGGGFGGGATTCTPGPQNVKRFLQAAEDWPVNVGFYGKGNSSKPDALREQVEAGVCGLKLHEDWGSTPAAIDTCLEVADDEDVQVCIHTDTLNESGFVEHTFDAIDGRTIHTFHIEGAGGGHAPDVLELIGHEHMLPSSTNPSMPYTDNTFDEHLDMVMVCHHLNPDVPEDVAFAESRIRAETIGAEDVLHDTGAISMMTTDSQAMGRMAELVCRTWQTAHKMKDQRGPLEADEGTDADNARIARYVAKYTINPAITAGIDDYVGSLEPGKLADIALWEPGFFGIKPKAVVKGGFPVWSQMGEANGSLMTCEPVIGRERAGAQGRAKHGLSVTFVSEAAAENGVGDAYDLKTPVRPVEGTRSVRKSDMLHNDHCPDDIEIDAQTFEVQVDGEHVTCDPADEIPLAQRYLL
- a CDS encoding urease subunit beta, which codes for MSGFVPGELLPADDPVTINTGRPTATVTVENTGDRPVQVGSHFHFFEVNPGLAFDRETAYGMRLDIPAGTAIRFEPGRERDVALVAIGGDRIVHGMAGLVDGKLDDEDVKARALERARERGYVAEGGE
- a CDS encoding aryl-sulfate sulfotransferase, with translation MQRRNILRAVLLVVLVVSAGNLTVAWLGAPTDAITAAEKQTDDPLADRTPVVENRDGATVITTDPPGGSDGLGAIVAFDATGRPLYHNDTYGNYFDVDPDPPGSRTVLYVAGSRYNPCPDDLRARTDAAVDDRCAEVVIERVNLTTGAHERLHTAVTEWDIWHDVDRIDDHRLLVADIARDRVFTLNTTTGEVTWEWRAREDLDPDSGGNPGDWTHVNDVELLEDGRVLVSLRNQDRVVFLEPGEGLQRDWTLGAEDAYGILYEQHNPDYIPPARGGPAVVVSDSENNRVVEYQRENDTWVRTWEWRDARLRWPRDADRLPGGHTLVTDSQGNRVLELSETDEIVWSVDISTPYEAERLGTGDESATGASTAALANGTEATAAGTDRSSKTGLSWLVAFVTGPVVNGLLHVAPTWVTIGDLAVAGVFVATAGTAGLLEVYWSGIGRRLRRW
- a CDS encoding zinc ribbon domain-containing protein; this translates as MSLLLLGAVLLLCFLPALLFLGFWHGLVAMQRRFLATHSRTPSGDTDLVVTWNDVIDAYADPRKDLLASSSAAGSVSADDDQCSACAAKNDPVASFCHRCLRTLE
- a CDS encoding thermonuclease family protein, with the protein product MSPSSRLATVLVIALVLLAGCTALEHGGTTETGATGAASDGTAADPALQSDGELEGEAWNVTVTRVIDGDTLEVRFPNGQVDTLRLLGVDTPETTLSRVDPTEFEGIPNTTAGRDHLYAWGLNATNYTNETLYGETVRIAVDSAADRRGTFGRLLVYVYHDGENFNEGLLSEGYARLYESTFSKREAFETAETTARANATGLWNFTGAGTGASEQSATAEERGVSLPPLPPDGDYDCSHFDSRAQAQAVLERDPSDPHRLDTDDDGIACESL